A DNA window from Pseudomonas tohonis contains the following coding sequences:
- the cyaY gene encoding iron donor protein CyaY: MSLSEARFHDLIDAAQEAIEDIFDSSDLDVDLENSAGVLTIRFENGTQVILSRQESLRQLWVAARSGGFHFDYDEAAGLWICDTSEEPLGELLGRVTREQSGEELEFEEL; the protein is encoded by the coding sequence ATGAGTTTGAGCGAAGCGCGTTTCCACGATCTGATCGATGCCGCTCAGGAAGCCATCGAAGACATCTTCGACAGCAGCGACCTGGACGTCGACCTGGAGAACAGCGCAGGCGTCCTGACCATCCGTTTCGAGAACGGCACCCAGGTCATCCTCAGCCGCCAGGAATCGCTGCGCCAGCTGTGGGTGGCGGCGCGTTCCGGCGGTTTCCACTTCGACTACGACGAGGCCGCCGGCCTGTGGATCTGCGACACCAGCGAGGAGCCCCTGGGCGAACTGCTGGGCCGCGTGACCCGCGAGCAGTCCGGTGAAGAACTTGAGTTCGAAGAGCTCTGA
- a CDS encoding DUF1289 domain-containing protein has translation MSSKSSEEPDPRASPCIRRCCLDDTDVCVGCGRTLGEILEWNEAGDERRRQIREQAARRVRQRAR, from the coding sequence TTGAGTTCGAAGAGCTCTGAGGAGCCCGACCCCCGGGCCTCGCCCTGCATCCGCAGGTGCTGCCTGGACGACACCGACGTTTGCGTCGGATGCGGACGCACCCTGGGTGAGATCCTGGAGTGGAACGAAGCAGGCGATGAACGTCGCCGGCAGATCCGCGAGCAGGCTGCTCGGCGCGTGCGCCAGCGCGCCCGCTGA
- the rnk gene encoding nucleoside diphosphate kinase regulator, producing MSTQPSIIITRLDLQRLERLLDELEDFGPGAEALERELARAQVVGHEEVPPGVVTMNTRVHCREEGSGKDYHLTLVYPQDAGGEGTVSILAPIGSALLGLSVGQHIDWPAPGGKTLKLQLLAVEYQPEAAGEYDR from the coding sequence ATGAGCACTCAACCCTCGATCATCATCACCCGCCTCGACCTGCAGCGACTGGAGCGTCTGCTCGATGAACTGGAGGACTTCGGCCCCGGCGCCGAGGCGCTGGAGCGGGAGCTCGCTCGCGCCCAGGTGGTGGGCCACGAGGAGGTACCGCCGGGCGTAGTGACCATGAATACCCGCGTGCACTGTCGTGAAGAGGGAAGCGGCAAGGACTACCACCTGACCCTGGTCTACCCGCAGGACGCCGGTGGCGAAGGCACCGTCTCCATCCTCGCGCCCATCGGCAGCGCGCTGCTCGGCCTGTCCGTGGGCCAGCACATCGACTGGCCGGCGCCGGGTGGCAAGACCCTCAAGCTGCAATTGCTGGCGGTCGAGTACCAGCCCGAGGCGGCTGGCGAATACGATCGCTGA
- a CDS encoding class I adenylate cyclase yields the protein MTRTQEIRPDIDDGIDRKVLAQLRARFLKVNAGRLERAMQGLSTRQQLVLRLLPLLFHVNHPLLPGYVSGQTPAGLSNYEPDDEVLAEVQRLTRSFAYKARRGNPPMPIHGLFLMGSLGTVAQAEQSDMDLWVCHAPDLSAAEVAELRRKCEQLETWAATQGTEAHFFLIDPQRFVVGDRETQLTSDDCGTTQHYLLLDEFYRTAIWLAGRTPLWWLVPVYEEGRYAEYTEKLLSRRFIRAEEVLDLGHLAHIPVGEFIGAGMWQLFKGIESPYKSVLKLLLTEVYASEHPRVHCLSLRFKHAVYANHLDLDELDPYIVVYRRLEEYLTARGDRERLELIRRCLYLKVNKKLSRPPRNRRKSWQRLLFERLTREWQWDARQLAMLDSRSQWKVRQVGAERRALVNELTYSYRFLSEFGRSQHAISSLNSRDLGVLGRRLYAAFERKAGKVEFINPGIAPDLAEDTLTLVQCPSPEAQGETQWALFPGSLNAQEWRDFAPIKRARELIELLAWCHRNGVIDPSTRLSLNPGTSDLSEFELSNLIASLQQCIPLPLPPVGEAALLRASAPSEVLLLINVGVDPLKQHSQMNVHMTTERTDSLGYSGVRDNLVLTIDQVTLNSWNELLVTRYDGPFAPLDCLRDFLNATPADMQPNLRVRCFCRNRAQAIAQRVEELFRDALAHLGSPDTTRYLLQVRQQYHVLELLPGQVSHTALDDLPALLEHLGEDLPTYSPLFLDRYALEGEDLALILPLGRPNCIQVFFRQDGDSAELTLLDEHNALWRQRQPFRDQQSLLTPLQRFLQSVLYRRNALLPLDSPTPPSDLEILYYEVLPSPPQRAQQVERRAAPQAPVSHPFYDVQAIVEPLDADRVHVTLYCNHREFSELEYGGELFASVARHILSQRSEAERYPCYITDLDLSRVLGEGHAQTVHYLRYKAELEKQLNQALNKA from the coding sequence ATGACGCGCACCCAGGAAATCCGCCCCGACATCGATGACGGCATCGACCGCAAGGTCCTCGCGCAGCTGCGCGCGCGCTTCCTCAAGGTCAACGCTGGGCGCCTGGAGCGCGCCATGCAGGGCCTTTCCACGCGCCAGCAGCTGGTGCTGCGCCTGTTGCCGCTGCTGTTCCACGTCAACCATCCGCTGCTGCCCGGCTACGTGTCCGGGCAGACGCCTGCGGGCCTGTCCAACTACGAGCCCGACGACGAAGTGCTGGCCGAAGTCCAGCGCCTGACTCGCTCCTTCGCCTACAAGGCACGCCGGGGCAACCCGCCGATGCCGATCCACGGCCTGTTCCTGATGGGCAGCCTGGGCACGGTGGCGCAGGCCGAGCAGAGCGACATGGACCTCTGGGTCTGCCACGCACCGGACCTCTCCGCCGCCGAGGTGGCCGAACTGCGCCGCAAGTGCGAGCAACTGGAAACCTGGGCCGCGACCCAGGGCACCGAGGCGCACTTCTTCCTCATCGACCCCCAGCGCTTCGTGGTCGGCGACCGCGAAACCCAGCTCACTTCCGACGACTGCGGCACCACCCAGCACTACCTGCTGCTGGACGAGTTCTACCGCACCGCCATCTGGCTCGCCGGGCGTACGCCGCTCTGGTGGCTGGTGCCGGTCTACGAGGAAGGGCGCTACGCCGAGTACACCGAGAAACTGCTGTCACGTCGCTTCATCCGTGCCGAGGAGGTGCTGGACCTGGGCCACCTGGCGCACATCCCGGTGGGCGAGTTCATCGGTGCCGGCATGTGGCAGCTGTTCAAGGGCATCGAGTCGCCCTACAAGTCGGTGCTCAAGCTGCTGCTCACCGAGGTCTACGCCAGCGAGCACCCGCGGGTGCACTGCCTGTCGCTGCGCTTCAAGCACGCCGTCTACGCCAACCACCTCGACCTCGACGAGCTCGACCCCTACATAGTCGTGTACCGCCGCCTGGAGGAATACCTGACGGCGCGCGGCGACCGCGAGCGCCTGGAGCTGATCCGCCGCTGCCTCTACCTCAAGGTCAACAAGAAGCTCAGCCGCCCACCGCGCAACCGCCGCAAGAGCTGGCAACGCCTGCTGTTCGAGCGCCTGACCCGCGAGTGGCAGTGGGATGCGCGGCAGCTGGCCATGCTCGACAGCCGCAGCCAGTGGAAAGTGCGCCAGGTCGGCGCCGAGCGCCGCGCGCTGGTCAACGAGCTGACCTACAGCTATCGCTTCCTTTCCGAGTTCGGCCGCAGCCAGCACGCCATCAGCTCGCTCAACAGCCGCGATCTCGGCGTGCTCGGCCGGCGCCTCTATGCCGCCTTCGAACGCAAGGCCGGCAAGGTGGAATTCATCAACCCCGGCATCGCCCCGGACCTGGCCGAGGACACCCTGACCCTGGTGCAGTGCCCCAGCCCGGAGGCCCAGGGCGAGACCCAGTGGGCGCTCTTCCCGGGCAGCCTGAATGCCCAGGAGTGGCGCGACTTCGCGCCGATCAAGCGCGCCCGCGAGCTGATCGAGCTGCTCGCCTGGTGTCACCGCAACGGTGTGATCGACCCCAGCACGCGCCTGTCCCTGAACCCCGGCACCAGCGACCTGTCCGAGTTCGAGCTGTCCAACCTGATCGCCAGCCTGCAGCAGTGCATTCCGCTGCCGCTGCCGCCGGTGGGCGAGGCCGCGCTGCTGCGTGCCAGCGCGCCCAGCGAGGTGCTGCTGCTGATCAACGTCGGCGTCGACCCGCTCAAGCAGCACAGCCAGATGAACGTGCACATGACCACCGAGCGCACCGACTCCCTGGGTTACTCCGGCGTGCGCGACAACCTGGTGCTGACCATCGACCAGGTCACCCTGAACAGCTGGAACGAGCTGCTGGTGACCCGCTACGACGGCCCCTTCGCCCCGCTGGACTGCCTGCGCGACTTCCTCAACGCGACGCCTGCGGACATGCAGCCGAACCTGCGCGTGCGCTGCTTCTGCCGCAACCGCGCCCAGGCCATCGCCCAACGCGTGGAAGAGCTGTTCCGTGACGCCCTGGCGCACCTGGGCAGCCCCGACACCACCCGCTACCTGCTGCAGGTCCGCCAGCAGTACCACGTGCTGGAGCTGCTGCCCGGGCAGGTCAGCCACACCGCCCTGGATGACCTACCGGCGCTGCTGGAACACCTGGGCGAGGACCTGCCGACCTACAGCCCGCTGTTCCTCGACCGCTACGCCCTGGAAGGCGAGGACCTGGCGCTGATCCTGCCGCTGGGCCGGCCGAACTGCATCCAGGTGTTCTTCCGCCAGGACGGCGACAGTGCCGAACTGACCCTGCTCGACGAGCACAACGCCCTGTGGCGCCAGCGCCAGCCGTTCCGCGACCAGCAGAGCCTGCTCACACCGCTGCAACGCTTCCTGCAATCGGTGCTCTACCGACGCAACGCCCTGCTGCCCCTGGACAGCCCGACGCCACCGAGCGACCTGGAGATCCTCTATTACGAAGTGCTGCCCTCACCCCCGCAGCGCGCGCAGCAGGTCGAGCGCCGCGCCGCGCCGCAGGCACCGGTCAGCCATCCGTTCTACGACGTGCAGGCGATCGTCGAGCCGCTGGACGCGGATCGCGTCCACGTCACGCTCTATTGCAACCATCGGGAATTCTCGGAACTGGAATACGGCGGCGAGCTGTTCGCCTCCGTGGCCCGGCACATCCTCTCGCAGCGCAGCGAGGCCGAGCGTTACCCCTGCTACATCACCGACTTGGACCTGTCGCGGGTCCTCGGCGAGGGCCATGCGCAGACGGTTCATTACCTGCGCTACAAGGCCGAGCTCGAAAAGCAGCTCAACCAGGCCCTGAACAAGGCCTGA
- a CDS encoding TIGR02647 family protein, protein MSYTPELIAELELLTLFNLDNTQEGLKVHNNASSKVIGAVTRLHQKKLITQPDGGYLTSLGLDAAEHAQSLLTILTTEPVHSS, encoded by the coding sequence ATGTCGTATACCCCCGAGCTGATCGCCGAACTGGAACTGCTGACCCTGTTCAACCTGGACAACACCCAGGAGGGACTCAAGGTGCACAACAACGCCTCGTCCAAGGTCATAGGCGCGGTCACCCGTCTCCACCAGAAGAAACTCATCACCCAGCCCGATGGCGGCTACCTCACCAGCCTCGGGCTGGACGCCGCCGAACACGCCCAGAGCCTGCTCACCATCCTCACCACCGAGCCCGTCCATTCAAGCTGA
- a CDS encoding substrate-binding periplasmic protein: MSSSPLRVTRLVRRALSGLLLLLAAGVHAEPLQIGAEDDWYPFTAFRDGAVRGMSAEIVLAAFAAVDTPVELVPYPYSRCMQLALQGKLAGCFNTAPDARIAEAYQLPRHPLFRDDILLWSRVDRATPVVDLQGLEGARVAVTIGYEYGARFDALRTLERVPVRKDLNGFLMLQHGRVDYVVAYRATTAELLREHPELAGSFQAVGTVHQPELYLSFSRSAARAGWLLQRFDQGMQRIQEDGRYQAILDRWQYGEAIYPAD, encoded by the coding sequence ATGAGTTCGAGCCCGCTGCGCGTCACCCGCCTCGTCCGCCGGGCGCTCTCCGGCCTGCTGCTCCTGCTGGCCGCAGGCGTCCATGCCGAGCCGCTGCAGATCGGCGCCGAGGACGACTGGTACCCCTTCACTGCGTTCCGCGATGGCGCGGTGCGCGGCATGTCGGCGGAGATCGTGCTGGCCGCCTTCGCCGCCGTCGACACCCCGGTGGAGCTCGTGCCCTATCCCTACTCCCGCTGCATGCAGCTCGCCCTCCAGGGCAAGCTGGCGGGCTGTTTCAACACCGCGCCGGACGCACGTATCGCCGAGGCCTACCAGTTGCCGCGGCACCCGTTGTTCCGCGACGACATCCTGCTCTGGTCGCGTGTCGACCGGGCCACCCCGGTGGTGGACCTGCAAGGCCTGGAGGGCGCGCGGGTGGCCGTGACCATCGGCTACGAGTACGGCGCCCGCTTCGATGCCCTGCGCACCCTGGAGCGGGTGCCGGTGCGCAAGGACCTCAACGGCTTTCTGATGCTGCAGCACGGCCGCGTCGACTACGTGGTGGCCTACCGCGCCACCACCGCCGAGCTGCTGCGCGAGCACCCCGAGCTCGCCGGCAGCTTCCAGGCCGTGGGCACGGTGCACCAGCCGGAGCTGTACCTGTCGTTCTCGCGCAGCGCAGCACGGGCCGGCTGGCTGCTGCAGCGTTTCGACCAGGGCATGCAGCGCATCCAGGAAGACGGTCGATACCAGGCGATCCTTGACCGCTGGCAATACGGCGAGGCGATCTACCCGGCAGACTGA
- a CDS encoding glutathione S-transferase family protein, with protein MLKLHGFSVSNYYNMVKLALLTKGIPFEEVLVHGSQEPAFLAISPRGKVPVLETEQGFINETGAILEYLEERFPQRPLLPADPYQRGVVRALVREIELYIELPARSCYPQAFFGMPLPEAIREKGKAELLAGVAALARHGRFAPYVAGDSMSFADLYFLYSIDLACEVAQKLFATDLLADLPDARALLAKLGAEAHVQRIAADKAREMPGFLEAVKARARG; from the coding sequence ATGCTCAAGCTCCACGGTTTTTCCGTCAGCAACTACTACAACATGGTCAAGCTGGCGCTGCTGACCAAAGGCATTCCCTTCGAGGAGGTGCTGGTCCATGGCAGCCAGGAGCCGGCGTTCCTCGCCATCAGCCCGCGCGGCAAGGTGCCGGTGCTGGAGACCGAGCAGGGCTTCATCAACGAGACCGGCGCCATCCTCGAATACCTGGAAGAACGCTTCCCCCAGCGTCCGCTGCTGCCGGCCGATCCCTACCAGCGTGGCGTGGTCCGTGCGCTGGTTCGTGAGATCGAGCTGTACATCGAGCTGCCGGCGCGCAGCTGTTATCCACAGGCCTTCTTCGGCATGCCGCTGCCGGAGGCGATCCGCGAGAAGGGCAAGGCCGAGCTGCTGGCCGGGGTCGCCGCGCTGGCGCGTCACGGCCGCTTCGCGCCCTATGTGGCGGGCGACTCCATGAGCTTCGCCGACCTGTATTTCCTCTACAGCATCGACCTCGCCTGCGAGGTGGCGCAGAAGCTGTTCGCCACCGACCTGCTGGCGGACTTGCCCGACGCCCGCGCGCTGCTGGCCAAGCTCGGCGCCGAAGCCCATGTGCAGCGCATCGCCGCCGACAAGGCGCGGGAGATGCCCGGCTTCCTCGAGGCGGTCAAGGCCCGCGCACGGGGCTGA
- a CDS encoding AAA family ATPase gives MQDHTPDTWPTPVGQRISIVGCSGSGKTHLARRLAARLGCPHIELDAIFHQPGWQPLPRAEFRARVEAALQAPRWVVEGAYSAVRPLTLSRADTVVWLDLPRPVVMRQVITRTLGRLLLRKTLWNGNRERLRNLLSLDPGRSIILWAWTRHAIYRERFAAEQRDPANAGIRFIRLESRAELDAWLDSLPR, from the coding sequence ATGCAGGACCACACCCCCGACACCTGGCCGACGCCGGTCGGCCAGCGCATTTCCATCGTCGGCTGCTCGGGCTCGGGCAAGACGCACCTGGCGCGCCGCCTGGCCGCGCGCCTGGGCTGCCCGCATATCGAGCTCGACGCGATCTTCCACCAGCCCGGGTGGCAGCCCCTGCCCCGCGCCGAATTCCGCGCGCGGGTCGAGGCCGCCCTGCAGGCGCCACGCTGGGTCGTCGAAGGCGCCTACTCGGCGGTACGCCCGCTGACACTTTCCCGCGCCGATACGGTGGTCTGGCTCGACCTCCCGCGCCCGGTCGTGATGCGCCAGGTCATCACCCGCACCCTGGGCCGCCTGTTGCTGCGCAAGACGCTCTGGAACGGCAACCGCGAACGCCTGCGCAACCTGCTGAGCCTGGACCCGGGGCGCTCGATCATCCTCTGGGCCTGGACCCGCCACGCGATCTACCGCGAGCGCTTCGCCGCCGAGCAGCGGGACCCGGCCAACGCCGGGATCCGCTTCATCAGGCTGGAGTCGCGAGCGGAACTCGACGCCTGGCTGGACAGCCTGCCCCGCTGA
- the argH gene encoding argininosuccinate lyase, translating to MSTDKTNQSWGGRFSEPVDAFVARFTASVDFDKRLYRHDIMGSIAHATMLAEAGVLTADERDAIEKGLKEIQTEIEAGTFEWRVDLEDVHMNIEARLTDRIGITGKKLHTGRSRNDQVATDIRLWLRDEIDIILGEITRLQQGLLEQAEREADTIMPGFTHLQTAQPVTFGHHLLAWFEMLSRDHERLVDCRKRVNRMPLGSAALAGTTYPIQREVTCRLLGFDAVGGNSLDGVSDRDFAIEFCAAASLAMMHLSRFSEELVLWTSAQFQFIDLPDRFCTGSSIMPQKKNPDVPELVRGKSGRVFGALTGLLTLMKGQPLAYNKDNQEDKEPLFDAADTLRDSLRAFADMIPAIKPRHAVMREAARRGFSTATDLADYLVRKGLPFRDCHEIVGHAVKYGVDSGKDLAEMSLDELRRFSDQIDDDVFAVLTLEGSVNARDHIGGTAPNQVRAAVARGKALLAAR from the coding sequence ATGAGCACCGACAAGACCAACCAGTCCTGGGGTGGCCGCTTCAGCGAGCCCGTCGACGCCTTCGTCGCCCGCTTCACCGCCTCCGTCGACTTCGACAAGCGCTTGTATCGCCACGACATCATGGGCTCCATCGCCCACGCCACCATGCTGGCCGAAGCCGGCGTGCTGACCGCGGACGAGCGCGACGCCATCGAGAAGGGCCTGAAGGAAATCCAGACCGAGATCGAGGCCGGCACCTTCGAATGGCGCGTCGACCTGGAAGACGTGCACATGAACATCGAAGCGCGCCTGACCGACCGCATCGGCATCACCGGCAAGAAGCTGCACACCGGCCGCTCGCGCAACGACCAGGTGGCCACCGACATCCGCCTCTGGCTGCGTGACGAGATCGACATCATCCTCGGCGAGATCACCCGCCTGCAGCAGGGCCTGCTGGAACAGGCCGAGCGTGAAGCGGACACCATCATGCCCGGCTTCACCCACCTGCAGACCGCGCAGCCGGTGACCTTCGGCCACCACCTGCTGGCCTGGTTCGAAATGCTCAGCCGTGACCACGAGCGCCTGGTCGACTGCCGCAAGCGCGTCAACCGCATGCCGCTGGGCAGCGCCGCCCTGGCCGGCACCACCTACCCGATCCAGCGCGAAGTCACCTGCCGCCTGCTGGGCTTCGACGCCGTCGGCGGCAACTCGCTGGACGGCGTGTCCGACCGCGACTTCGCCATCGAATTCTGCGCCGCCGCCTCCCTGGCGATGATGCACCTGTCGCGCTTCTCCGAAGAACTGGTGCTCTGGACCAGCGCCCAGTTCCAGTTCATCGACCTGCCCGACCGCTTCTGCACCGGCTCCTCGATCATGCCGCAGAAGAAGAACCCCGACGTGCCCGAACTGGTAAGGGGCAAGTCCGGCCGCGTGTTCGGCGCCCTGACCGGCCTGCTGACCCTGATGAAGGGCCAGCCGCTGGCCTACAACAAGGACAACCAGGAGGACAAGGAGCCGCTGTTCGACGCCGCCGACACCCTGCGTGACTCCCTGCGCGCCTTCGCCGACATGATCCCGGCGATCAAGCCGCGCCACGCGGTGATGCGCGAGGCGGCCCGCCGCGGCTTCTCCACCGCCACCGATCTCGCCGACTACCTGGTGCGCAAGGGCCTGCCCTTCCGCGACTGCCACGAGATCGTCGGCCACGCGGTGAAGTACGGCGTCGACTCCGGCAAGGACCTGGCGGAGATGAGCCTCGACGAACTGCGCCGGTTCAGCGACCAGATCGACGACGACGTCTTCGCCGTGCTGACCCTGGAAGGCTCGGTCAATGCCCGCGACCACATCGGCGGCACGGCACCGAACCAGGTTCGCGCCGCCGTCGCTCGTGGCAAGGCGCTGCTCGCCGCACGCTGA
- a CDS encoding sensor histidine kinase codes for MPDDSRNKARPAASIDDFFLPELCLPEALLGLVLLAELLVMVLVLAEPMLPNFDWVRLALTSLFVQWIVLLSAALLCRLRPLLARISAALAGIICCLIVVGLTLTCTAVADYYDLGGPLPRAGEVNLYLRHGLISLIMSALLLRYFYLQSQWRRQQQAELRARIESLQARIRPHFLFNSLNSIASLVAIDPYKAEQAVLDLSDLFRASLAKPGTLVSWAEELELAKRYLSIEQYRLGERLQLDWQVDEVPDDLPIPQLTLQPLLENALIYGIQPRIEGGLVRVEAEYRDGVFLLCVSNPFDTGAEPQPSRGTHQALTNIDARLTALFGSRASLSVERRDGRHFTCLRYPCARLTQEARAI; via the coding sequence ATGCCTGACGACAGCCGCAACAAGGCGCGCCCCGCCGCGTCCATCGACGATTTCTTCCTGCCCGAGCTGTGCCTGCCGGAGGCGCTGCTCGGCCTCGTGCTGCTCGCCGAGCTGCTGGTGATGGTACTGGTGCTGGCCGAGCCCATGCTGCCCAACTTCGACTGGGTGCGCCTGGCGCTGACCTCGCTCTTCGTGCAGTGGATCGTGCTGCTTTCCGCCGCCCTGCTGTGTCGGCTGCGTCCGTTGCTGGCGCGCATCAGTGCGGCGCTGGCGGGGATCATCTGCTGCCTGATCGTGGTCGGCCTCACCCTCACCTGCACCGCCGTGGCCGACTACTACGACCTGGGCGGGCCGCTGCCGCGCGCCGGCGAGGTCAACCTCTACCTGCGCCATGGGCTGATCAGCCTGATCATGTCGGCGCTGCTGCTGCGCTACTTCTACCTGCAGAGCCAGTGGCGCCGGCAGCAGCAGGCCGAGCTGCGCGCGCGCATCGAATCGCTGCAGGCGCGCATCCGCCCGCACTTCCTGTTCAACAGCCTGAACAGCATCGCCAGCCTGGTGGCCATCGATCCGTACAAGGCCGAGCAGGCGGTGCTCGATCTTTCCGACCTGTTCCGCGCCAGCCTGGCCAAGCCCGGCACCCTGGTCAGCTGGGCCGAGGAGCTGGAACTGGCGAAACGATATTTGTCGATCGAGCAATATCGTCTCGGAGAACGGCTACAGTTGGATTGGCAGGTAGACGAAGTGCCCGATGATTTGCCGATTCCACAACTGACCCTGCAACCCCTGCTGGAGAATGCCCTCATCTATGGCATTCAACCGCGTATAGAAGGGGGACTGGTGCGGGTGGAAGCCGAGTACAGGGATGGTGTGTTCCTGCTCTGCGTGAGCAACCCGTTCGACACGGGTGCGGAACCCCAGCCTTCACGCGGAACCCACCAGGCACTGACGAATATTGATGCCCGACTTACGGCACTTTTCGGCTCCAGAGCCAGTCTCAGCGTGGAGCGCCGTGACGGTCGCCACTTCACCTGTCTACGCTATCCTTGTGCGAGACTCACGCAGGAAGCCCGAGCAATATGA
- a CDS encoding LytR/AlgR family response regulator transcription factor: MNVLIVDDEPLARERLSRLVGDLDGYRVLEPAATNGEEALTLIDSLKPDVVLLDIRMPGLDGLQVAARLCEKEAPPAVIFCTAHDEFALDAFQVSAVGYLVKPVRPESLAEALKKAERPNRVQLAALTRPAAESGTGPRSHISARTRKGIELIPLDQVIYFIADHKYVTLRHEHGEVLLDEPLKALEDEFGDRFVRIHRNALVARERIERLQRTPLGHFQLFLKGLNGDALTVSRRHVAGVRKLMHNL; the protein is encoded by the coding sequence ATGAATGTCCTGATCGTCGATGACGAACCCCTTGCCCGAGAGCGTCTCAGCCGCCTGGTCGGCGACCTCGACGGATACCGAGTTCTGGAGCCCGCCGCCACCAATGGCGAAGAGGCTCTGACCCTGATCGACAGCCTGAAACCGGATGTCGTGTTGCTCGACATCCGCATGCCAGGGCTCGATGGCCTGCAGGTGGCCGCGCGGCTCTGTGAGAAGGAAGCGCCGCCCGCGGTGATCTTCTGCACCGCCCATGACGAGTTCGCCCTGGATGCCTTCCAGGTGAGCGCCGTGGGATACCTGGTCAAGCCGGTGCGGCCGGAGTCACTGGCCGAGGCCCTGAAGAAGGCCGAGCGCCCGAACCGGGTGCAGCTGGCGGCGCTCACCCGCCCCGCCGCGGAGAGCGGGACCGGGCCGCGTTCGCACATCAGCGCCAGGACCCGCAAGGGCATCGAGCTGATCCCCCTGGACCAGGTCATCTACTTCATCGCTGACCACAAGTACGTGACCCTGCGTCACGAGCACGGCGAGGTCCTGCTGGACGAACCGCTGAAGGCGCTGGAGGACGAGTTCGGCGATCGCTTCGTGCGCATCCACCGCAACGCCCTGGTCGCCCGCGAGCGCATCGAGCGCCTGCAACGCACCCCGCTCGGGCACTTCCAGCTGTTCCTCAAGGGCCTCAACGGCGATGCGCTGACGGTCAGCCGGCGCCACGTCGCCGGAGTGCGCAAGCTGATGCACAACCTCTAG
- the hemC gene encoding hydroxymethylbilane synthase — protein sequence MSREIRIATRKSALALWQAEFVKASLEKAHPGLKVSLVPMVSRGDKLLDAPLAKIGGKGLFVKELETALLENEADIAVHSMKDVPMDFPDGLGLFCICEREDPRDAFVSNTFESLDALPAGAVVGTSSLRRQAQLLARRPDLKIQFLRGNVNTRLAKLDAGEYDAIILAAAGLIRLGFQERIRSSISVDDSLPAGGQGAVGIECRTADTEIHALLAPLHHRDTALRVTAERALNKRLNGGCQVPIACYAILEDDQLWLRGLVGQPDGGTLLRAESRALASDAESLGVRVAEDLLGQGAEAILQAVYGEAGHP from the coding sequence ATGTCCCGCGAGATTCGCATCGCCACCCGCAAGAGTGCCCTGGCCCTGTGGCAGGCCGAGTTCGTCAAAGCCAGCCTGGAGAAGGCCCATCCCGGGCTCAAGGTCAGCCTGGTGCCCATGGTCAGCCGCGGCGACAAGCTGCTCGACGCCCCCCTGGCGAAGATCGGCGGCAAGGGCCTGTTCGTGAAGGAGCTGGAAACCGCCCTGCTGGAGAACGAGGCCGATATCGCCGTGCACTCCATGAAGGACGTGCCCATGGACTTCCCCGACGGCCTCGGCCTGTTCTGCATCTGCGAACGTGAAGACCCGCGCGATGCCTTCGTCTCCAACACCTTCGAAAGCCTCGACGCGCTGCCCGCCGGTGCCGTGGTCGGCACCTCCAGCCTGCGCCGCCAGGCCCAGCTGCTGGCGCGTCGCCCGGACCTGAAGATCCAGTTCCTGCGTGGCAACGTGAACACCCGCCTGGCCAAGCTCGACGCCGGCGAATACGACGCCATCATCCTCGCCGCCGCCGGCCTGATCCGCCTCGGCTTCCAGGAGCGCATCCGTTCCTCCATCAGCGTCGACGACAGCCTGCCCGCCGGCGGCCAGGGCGCTGTGGGTATCGAATGCCGCACTGCCGACACCGAGATCCACGCCCTGCTGGCGCCCCTGCACCACCGCGACACCGCCCTGCGCGTCACCGCCGAGCGCGCCCTGAACAAGCGCCTCAATGGCGGCTGCCAGGTGCCCATCGCCTGCTACGCGATCCTCGAGGACGACCAGCTGTGGCTGCGCGGCCTGGTCGGCCAGCCCGACGGCGGCACCCTGCTGCGCGCTGAATCCCGCGCGCTGGCCAGCGACGCCGAGAGCCTTGGCGTGCGTGTCGCCGAAGACCTGCTGGGCCAGGGCGCAGAGGCCATCCTCCAGGCCGTCTATGGTGAGGCCGGCCACCCGTGA